One Paracidovorax avenae ATCC 19860 genomic region harbors:
- a CDS encoding general secretion pathway protein GspB → MSYILDALRRAEAERGRGAIPGLHTPGPSPVPGPTPPPPGGARRAPLALAAALLFAAGAAALAWWAASSRALPAGPVASTGTAAPAVAVAPAERTAPVQAPPAIPVPPSTVTATPAPAPAPAVHRAPPPATHRAPASAPAPAQASARLASAPAPVAPAAPARHETTPAARAPAPAVVALRDLPDSVRAQFPALQVSGVTYSSNPLYRMAIVNGQVLHEGDTAAQGVVLEVIEPERVVWKFRDQRIAQPAR, encoded by the coding sequence ATGTCCTACATCCTCGATGCCCTGCGGCGCGCCGAAGCCGAGCGCGGCCGCGGCGCCATTCCCGGCCTGCACACGCCCGGCCCGTCCCCGGTCCCGGGGCCCACGCCCCCGCCGCCCGGTGGCGCGCGCCGCGCTCCGTTGGCCCTGGCTGCTGCCCTGCTGTTCGCCGCCGGCGCTGCCGCCCTGGCCTGGTGGGCCGCGTCCTCGCGGGCGTTGCCCGCCGGTCCGGTGGCCAGCACCGGCACCGCGGCGCCCGCGGTCGCCGTGGCACCGGCGGAGCGTACCGCGCCGGTGCAGGCGCCGCCTGCCATTCCCGTCCCGCCATCCACGGTGACTGCGACACCTGCACCTGCACCTGCACCTGCAGTGCATCGCGCTCCTCCTCCGGCAACACACAGGGCCCCCGCGTCGGCACCCGCGCCGGCACAGGCCTCGGCGCGTCTGGCTTCGGCCCCCGCCCCGGTCGCACCCGCCGCACCCGCGCGGCACGAAACGACCCCTGCCGCGCGTGCTCCGGCTCCCGCGGTGGTGGCCCTGCGGGATCTGCCGGACAGCGTGCGCGCCCAGTTCCCCGCGCTGCAGGTCAGCGGAGTCACGTACTCGTCCAATCCCCTCTACCGCATGGCCATCGTCAACGGACAGGTGCTGCACGAGGGCGATACGGCCGCGCAGGGCGTGGTGCTGGAGGTGATCGAGCCCGAGCGCGTGGTGTGGAAGTTCCGTGACCAGCGAATCGCCCAGCCAGCGAGATAG
- a CDS encoding carboxypeptidase regulatory-like domain-containing protein yields MILAARLALALAALVLLSARAGSPEVSRGLAWLQAQVGADGALAGNARGAHPLQALSETVRTLAALSGPSAVAPPLTARLAAGAGDDTEWMARAALALRTAGCPSDSLEASLRARQSADGGFPASAAPGEPSTLLDTLWAHDALALADGGTSAGAAPARAWLRAVQQDDGGMAGESAGGRVQATALAVQAFTPGAAADAAQQAAVLPMVAWLADRQQTDGSWHGSVYLTALGLHALTLQGADSAARGAARQWLVAAQAADGSWSGDAFLTAVALRALAAEPPATPVAAALAGRVVDAASGQPLAGATVELSGAAAQAATSGAQGAFRFSGLAAGRYELRVTLAGYAALVRPAELATGQQLDLGLLALAGTSTTGAIRGQVLDASGTPVGDALVALDAGAGARTDTQGRYRIDGVAPGPVGLTASRDGFRAVQASGTLAAGQTLVFSPTLTSSSEPAPQPTAARFKGRAVDGQGQGLGGVSVAIGAATTGATGATGSFDLQAPAGSYRVAFSRSGYRSASADVLAASGSVVDFGDVVLQAVRTTTEVAGRVTDADTGTAIANAEVSGGGASARSAADGSYALSGITSTRFDLRVVAVGYLTQSWRLEAAEPAQVRKDFAMAPAGTGAVRITTPAASTGQAGANASVAVTASVEHTGGDPRDLVAQLAVLDAQGASIGLAPALAPSGSEPLGAFTLSQGEARPLRFAWNTGQFAPGAYTLLVRVVQAGSASRENPAGQVLATRSLPLEIRGEALFDGAVAAHPPVVRAQAATPVDLHAVIRSTGNLALPAQAYRLTIVDEAQGDTVATFEASAGALAPSMPATLSFGRWVPSRPGSFALRLAAATGDAQGVALGRLYAGDTATGAYTVDRPVVPTGTQTVRATVRITGEDAATGGTTNPLSAAIKSAIQKSVTYGDVQAAAWTAGNQCQGCHVQTQALVGGELSRGLTDHDPRLRNAIYNTVALYRQPDGALRDDAFGFSKAETLLNLWALNAWHKKGEITPTLASAASYTQRVQDGDGGWSTDYTGGWWTARASQTAFNVKNLVAVADQLGQRKPWVQHAAETFSEGGGLSGAYHLYNDAGRLLVTNSDAGTVAQIGQDGRLSVFASGIDRPAGMAMGPDGLLVVASRSGIYSVSPSGGTPRLLSPLADAMGPVFTPSGDLYVAHYGHNTVYRILPSGEAQPFLSGAPLAGPTSLAVDTEGRLVVVNYNARKIVRFRLDDKSYDTPVSLLYGNPRSVVKEGSGWLVGTNNGAYRFNADWQGQRLSFAPAEGVAVLQDGTIFTSDGGQRVYKLAAQAPDVDALVAGYDASAQRGAQWLLNDANINPSSNLELAHQLIGLGSAQRRFAGTPLAQTLHDRMAAVGAALKARQRADGGWGWYDYHGSDSMVTAQVGYALDYLNPSPQDPYILNAVQFLLARQQADGSWMSENGLFTTRYGATSWVEVWLPVALERVGGIDTDLRLRFAPDVQLANPSLAPTQSAAQPDGSTDYLWKLVGVTTKARQIEFDLTLDGLRPGESRPSSTFAALTFRNSFLGDSVDAPVDIPAVKASAYLGIGVSTDRAAYPASTPVAITARVSNSGAGAASGHVALAIATPAGGTVADLGRVPFSALAAGGTIDLPATWNTADTQAGSYRVVARLADAAGLPVEEAVADFRIVADASGGTGLTARVQTDRRSYEPTDTVRIANRLQNLAANQAWNDLKTTTTVTGSDGAERWSAQAAVSTLPAQGLHDFGHVLPPSGLPAGDYAVRLVARSAGGETVASATTTFTVRSTADTGAGVRGTLQAQPAVAAIGEPVQLSLALDNAGNADVRNATVRVRILDAGSDRVVATFTRPGVDLVRGTPLTLSWPWTADGTPGTILPAAASIEVAAGQEVTLSTTTIQLRQAAPAATVTAAIGNGSDARLLVLVACSAADDGQPPSAACDEAKAQALRDDLATRGLTAKVVTTRAEFETEMRCGRYNVYWISGGAQKLGDVAVREVREAARRGAGLLVDGATADRDAVLLEAIGVQAQGTSGLQGAVATLTGPVYPQGGGLPTPGQPQRLAAQGATVQATLTGGGVAVAGRAIGRGRGLAMAFSLSTLLARPGAGTDAFLGTFVSDTLQYLTVPAVNTRVPGSLQSLSTVLRNPGTQALQVTVRARLPQGAQALDAIPDASGAVAGASVVEWSVPLAAGASTQLILHATATAPGRYDVPWEISAVLAGASGAAPAVQTLAQSFEIREAMDLARDAQAAADAFAAAGGGSAASSARNAVASAVQSMGQGLPAQSLAPWTAAADALRGAAGTGADAARAAIAEALQSAQRQLCGQWACITGDLDFQVRGQSAREVPLQDTIVGSRTVFNRCPPQIKDIPVTSQWVLRRTGATVQHLWDNLTIPGYQNNRRDNGWQAQGQNGDVVDATLTAEWQGQVLHLDRDSFRIVVLPPVLAGSVSASPARARAGQNVTLSRTVRNSGAMGKDIPVQLRVVNLTRGTASVAWSQSMTLNPGETNSGNANWQVQGAAGDALRIELVATVNGTVQVLGTAGFAIEP; encoded by the coding sequence ATGATTCTGGCGGCACGGCTGGCATTGGCGCTGGCCGCGCTGGTGCTGCTGAGCGCCCGCGCAGGCAGCCCGGAGGTGTCGCGCGGCCTGGCATGGCTGCAGGCACAGGTCGGGGCGGACGGCGCTCTCGCGGGTAATGCACGCGGCGCCCATCCGCTGCAGGCGCTTTCCGAAACCGTGCGCACCCTGGCTGCGCTGTCCGGCCCGTCTGCCGTTGCCCCCCCGTTGACTGCACGGCTGGCAGCAGGGGCGGGAGACGACACCGAATGGATGGCGCGGGCCGCCCTGGCGTTGCGCACCGCGGGCTGCCCGTCCGATTCCCTGGAGGCTTCGCTGCGCGCGCGCCAGTCGGCCGACGGCGGCTTCCCGGCATCGGCCGCCCCCGGCGAACCCTCCACGCTCCTCGACACGCTTTGGGCCCACGACGCGCTGGCGCTGGCCGACGGCGGCACCTCCGCGGGCGCTGCGCCCGCCCGGGCATGGCTGCGTGCAGTGCAGCAGGACGACGGTGGCATGGCGGGCGAATCCGCCGGTGGGCGCGTGCAGGCCACGGCCCTGGCCGTCCAGGCATTCACGCCGGGCGCCGCGGCGGATGCCGCGCAGCAGGCCGCGGTGCTGCCCATGGTGGCGTGGCTGGCGGACCGGCAGCAGACCGACGGCAGCTGGCACGGCAGTGTCTATCTCACCGCGCTGGGCCTGCATGCGCTCACGCTGCAGGGGGCGGATTCGGCAGCGCGCGGCGCCGCCCGGCAGTGGCTGGTGGCCGCACAGGCCGCGGATGGCAGCTGGTCGGGCGACGCCTTCCTGACGGCCGTCGCCCTGCGCGCCCTGGCGGCGGAACCCCCCGCCACGCCCGTGGCCGCAGCACTGGCCGGCCGGGTGGTGGATGCCGCCAGCGGCCAGCCCCTGGCGGGCGCCACGGTGGAACTCTCGGGTGCCGCGGCGCAGGCCGCCACCTCCGGCGCGCAGGGGGCCTTCCGGTTCTCCGGGCTCGCCGCGGGCCGGTACGAACTGCGCGTGACGCTGGCCGGCTACGCGGCGCTGGTGCGCCCGGCGGAACTGGCCACCGGGCAGCAACTGGACCTGGGCCTGCTGGCCCTGGCGGGAACATCCACCACGGGGGCGATCCGCGGACAGGTGCTCGATGCGTCGGGCACGCCCGTCGGTGACGCGCTCGTGGCGCTGGACGCCGGCGCCGGCGCGCGCACCGACACGCAGGGCCGCTACCGCATCGACGGCGTGGCGCCGGGCCCCGTCGGCCTCACGGCCTCGCGCGACGGCTTCCGCGCCGTGCAGGCCAGCGGTACCCTCGCCGCGGGTCAGACGCTGGTGTTCTCGCCCACGCTCACGTCATCGTCCGAGCCGGCACCGCAGCCCACGGCGGCGCGTTTCAAGGGCCGCGCCGTGGACGGGCAGGGCCAGGGCCTGGGCGGCGTGTCGGTGGCCATTGGCGCTGCCACCACGGGTGCCACCGGTGCCACGGGATCGTTCGACCTGCAGGCGCCCGCCGGCAGCTACCGCGTGGCTTTCTCCCGCAGCGGCTACCGCTCCGCATCCGCCGACGTGCTGGCCGCGTCCGGCTCCGTGGTGGACTTCGGCGATGTCGTGTTGCAAGCCGTGCGCACCACCACCGAGGTCGCGGGCCGTGTCACCGATGCCGACACCGGGACCGCCATCGCCAATGCGGAGGTGTCGGGCGGCGGTGCCAGCGCGCGCAGCGCGGCCGACGGAAGCTATGCGCTGTCCGGCATCACCTCCACCCGCTTCGACCTGCGCGTCGTCGCCGTGGGTTATCTCACCCAGTCCTGGCGCCTGGAGGCGGCCGAGCCCGCGCAGGTGCGCAAGGACTTCGCGATGGCGCCGGCCGGCACGGGTGCCGTCCGGATCACCACGCCGGCCGCCTCCACGGGCCAGGCCGGGGCGAACGCCTCCGTCGCGGTCACGGCGTCCGTGGAGCACACCGGTGGCGATCCGCGCGACCTGGTCGCCCAACTGGCGGTGCTCGATGCCCAGGGCGCATCCATCGGCCTCGCGCCGGCCCTTGCTCCGTCGGGCAGCGAGCCGCTGGGCGCCTTCACGCTGTCGCAGGGCGAGGCGCGGCCGCTGCGCTTCGCCTGGAACACGGGGCAGTTCGCGCCCGGTGCCTATACCCTGCTGGTGCGGGTCGTCCAGGCCGGCTCCGCGAGCCGCGAGAACCCGGCCGGCCAGGTGCTCGCCACCCGCAGCCTCCCGCTGGAGATCCGGGGCGAGGCGCTGTTCGACGGCGCCGTGGCGGCCCATCCGCCGGTCGTGCGCGCACAGGCCGCCACGCCGGTCGATCTGCACGCCGTGATCCGCAGCACGGGCAACCTCGCGCTGCCCGCTCAGGCCTACCGCCTGACCATCGTGGACGAGGCGCAGGGCGATACCGTCGCCACATTCGAGGCGAGCGCAGGAGCGCTGGCGCCAAGCATGCCCGCCACGCTGTCGTTCGGCCGCTGGGTGCCCTCGCGTCCCGGCAGCTTCGCGTTGCGCCTGGCCGCTGCCACGGGCGATGCCCAGGGCGTGGCGCTGGGCCGCCTCTACGCGGGCGACACCGCCACGGGTGCCTACACGGTGGACCGGCCCGTGGTGCCCACGGGAACGCAGACCGTGCGTGCCACGGTGCGCATCACGGGCGAGGACGCGGCCACCGGCGGAACCACGAACCCGCTGTCCGCGGCCATCAAGTCGGCGATCCAGAAGAGCGTCACCTACGGCGACGTGCAGGCCGCCGCCTGGACGGCCGGCAACCAGTGCCAGGGCTGCCACGTGCAGACGCAGGCCCTCGTGGGCGGCGAGCTCTCCCGTGGCCTGACCGACCACGATCCCAGGCTGCGCAATGCCATTTACAACACCGTGGCCCTCTACCGCCAGCCCGATGGCGCGCTGCGCGACGATGCCTTCGGCTTCTCCAAGGCCGAGACGCTGCTGAACCTCTGGGCACTCAACGCCTGGCACAAGAAGGGCGAGATCACGCCCACGCTGGCGAGCGCGGCCTCCTACACCCAGCGGGTGCAGGACGGCGACGGCGGCTGGAGCACCGACTACACGGGCGGCTGGTGGACGGCGCGGGCCTCGCAGACCGCCTTCAACGTCAAGAACCTGGTGGCGGTGGCGGACCAGCTGGGGCAGCGCAAGCCGTGGGTGCAGCATGCGGCGGAGACGTTCAGCGAGGGGGGCGGGCTCTCCGGTGCCTACCACCTCTACAACGATGCCGGCCGGTTGCTGGTGACCAACAGCGATGCAGGTACGGTGGCGCAGATCGGCCAGGACGGGCGCCTCAGCGTGTTCGCGTCGGGCATCGACCGGCCTGCCGGCATGGCCATGGGGCCGGACGGGCTGCTGGTCGTCGCCAGCCGTAGCGGCATCTATTCGGTATCGCCGTCCGGCGGCACGCCACGGCTGCTCAGCCCCCTGGCGGACGCCATGGGTCCGGTGTTCACGCCGTCCGGCGACCTGTATGTCGCGCACTACGGTCACAACACGGTCTATCGCATCCTGCCTTCCGGCGAGGCCCAACCTTTCTTGTCCGGTGCTCCGCTGGCCGGTCCGACCAGCCTGGCGGTGGATACCGAAGGCCGCCTCGTCGTCGTCAACTACAACGCCCGCAAGATCGTGCGCTTCCGCCTGGACGACAAGTCCTACGACACGCCCGTCTCGCTGCTCTACGGCAATCCGCGTTCGGTGGTGAAGGAAGGTTCCGGCTGGCTGGTGGGCACGAACAACGGCGCCTACCGCTTCAACGCCGACTGGCAGGGCCAGCGCCTGAGTTTCGCTCCGGCCGAGGGCGTGGCCGTCCTGCAGGACGGCACCATCTTCACGTCCGACGGCGGGCAGCGCGTCTATAAGCTGGCCGCGCAGGCGCCCGACGTGGATGCGCTCGTCGCCGGCTACGACGCTTCGGCGCAGCGCGGTGCGCAGTGGTTGCTGAACGATGCCAACATCAACCCGTCGAGCAACCTAGAGCTCGCGCACCAGCTGATCGGCCTGGGCAGCGCCCAGCGCCGCTTTGCCGGCACGCCGCTGGCGCAGACCCTGCACGACCGCATGGCGGCCGTGGGCGCGGCACTCAAGGCGCGCCAGCGTGCCGATGGCGGCTGGGGCTGGTACGACTACCACGGCAGCGATTCGATGGTCACGGCCCAGGTGGGCTATGCGCTCGACTACCTGAACCCGAGCCCCCAGGACCCCTACATCCTCAATGCGGTGCAGTTCCTGCTGGCGCGCCAGCAGGCCGACGGCTCGTGGATGAGCGAGAACGGCCTCTTCACCACGCGCTACGGCGCCACCTCGTGGGTGGAAGTCTGGCTGCCCGTGGCGCTGGAGCGGGTGGGCGGCATCGACACCGACCTGCGCCTGCGCTTCGCGCCCGACGTGCAACTGGCCAACCCGTCGCTCGCGCCCACGCAGTCCGCTGCGCAGCCCGATGGGTCCACGGACTACCTCTGGAAGCTCGTCGGCGTGACCACCAAGGCCCGCCAGATCGAGTTCGACCTGACGCTGGACGGCCTGCGGCCCGGTGAGTCGCGGCCCTCGTCCACCTTTGCGGCGCTCACCTTCCGCAACAGCTTCCTGGGCGACAGCGTGGACGCTCCGGTGGATATTCCCGCAGTGAAGGCCTCGGCCTATCTGGGCATCGGCGTGTCCACCGACCGGGCCGCCTATCCGGCGAGCACGCCGGTGGCCATCACCGCCCGGGTGAGCAACTCCGGCGCGGGTGCCGCGTCCGGCCACGTGGCCCTGGCCATCGCCACGCCTGCGGGTGGCACGGTGGCGGACCTGGGCCGCGTGCCGTTCAGCGCGCTGGCTGCCGGTGGCACCATCGATCTGCCGGCCACCTGGAACACGGCAGACACGCAGGCCGGCAGCTACCGCGTGGTGGCACGCCTGGCCGATGCGGCGGGCCTGCCGGTCGAGGAAGCCGTGGCGGATTTCCGCATCGTCGCGGATGCGAGCGGCGGCACCGGCCTCACGGCCCGCGTGCAGACCGACCGGCGCAGCTACGAGCCCACGGACACGGTCCGCATCGCCAACCGGCTGCAGAACCTCGCGGCCAACCAGGCCTGGAACGACCTCAAAACCACCACTACCGTCACCGGCTCGGACGGCGCCGAGCGCTGGTCCGCGCAGGCGGCCGTGTCCACGCTGCCGGCCCAGGGCCTGCATGACTTCGGCCATGTGCTGCCGCCTTCCGGCCTGCCAGCGGGTGATTACGCCGTGCGCCTGGTGGCCCGCAGCGCCGGGGGCGAGACCGTGGCGAGCGCCACCACCACGTTCACCGTGCGCAGCACGGCCGATACCGGCGCCGGCGTGCGCGGCACGCTGCAGGCGCAGCCCGCCGTCGCCGCCATCGGCGAGCCCGTGCAGCTGTCGCTCGCGCTGGACAACGCCGGCAACGCCGACGTGCGCAACGCCACGGTGCGCGTGCGCATCCTGGACGCCGGCAGCGACCGCGTCGTCGCCACCTTCACGCGCCCGGGCGTGGACCTGGTGCGGGGCACGCCGCTGACCCTGTCCTGGCCCTGGACGGCCGACGGCACGCCCGGCACCATCCTGCCCGCGGCCGCATCCATCGAGGTCGCTGCCGGGCAGGAGGTGACCTTGTCCACCACCACGATCCAGCTGCGCCAGGCGGCCCCGGCGGCGACCGTCACCGCGGCCATCGGCAACGGCAGCGATGCGCGCCTGCTGGTCCTGGTGGCTTGCAGCGCGGCGGACGACGGGCAGCCGCCGTCCGCGGCCTGCGACGAGGCCAAGGCCCAGGCCCTGCGGGACGACCTGGCCACCCGCGGCCTGACCGCGAAGGTGGTGACCACGCGCGCCGAGTTCGAAACCGAAATGCGCTGCGGCCGCTACAACGTGTACTGGATCAGCGGCGGCGCGCAGAAGCTCGGCGACGTGGCCGTGCGCGAAGTGCGCGAAGCCGCCCGCCGCGGCGCGGGCCTGCTGGTCGATGGCGCCACGGCGGACCGCGACGCGGTGCTGCTCGAGGCCATCGGCGTGCAGGCGCAGGGCACGTCCGGCCTGCAGGGCGCGGTCGCCACGCTCACCGGGCCGGTCTATCCGCAGGGTGGCGGGCTGCCCACGCCGGGCCAGCCGCAGCGCCTGGCCGCGCAGGGCGCCACCGTGCAGGCCACGCTCACGGGCGGCGGCGTGGCGGTGGCCGGCCGTGCCATCGGCCGCGGCCGGGGCCTCGCCATGGCCTTCAGCCTGTCCACGCTGCTGGCGCGTCCCGGCGCAGGCACGGATGCGTTCCTGGGCACGTTCGTCAGCGACACGCTGCAATACCTCACCGTGCCCGCGGTGAACACCCGCGTGCCCGGCAGCCTGCAGAGCCTGTCCACCGTGCTGCGCAACCCCGGCACGCAAGCCCTGCAGGTGACGGTGCGGGCGCGGCTGCCGCAGGGCGCGCAGGCCCTGGACGCCATCCCCGACGCCAGCGGCGCCGTCGCGGGCGCTTCGGTCGTCGAATGGAGCGTGCCGCTCGCGGCCGGTGCATCCACGCAGCTGATCCTGCACGCCACGGCCACCGCGCCGGGCCGCTACGACGTGCCGTGGGAGATTTCCGCGGTCTTGGCGGGCGCGTCCGGGGCGGCGCCCGCGGTGCAGACGCTCGCGCAATCCTTCGAGATCCGCGAGGCCATGGATCTGGCGCGCGACGCGCAGGCCGCGGCCGATGCCTTCGCGGCAGCGGGTGGCGGCAGCGCGGCGTCTTCCGCGCGCAATGCGGTCGCGTCCGCCGTGCAGTCCATGGGCCAGGGCCTGCCCGCGCAGAGCCTCGCCCCCTGGACCGCCGCCGCCGACGCCCTGCGCGGAGCGGCCGGCACGGGTGCCGACGCAGCGCGTGCCGCCATCGCCGAGGCACTGCAGTCCGCCCAGCGGCAACTGTGCGGCCAGTGGGCCTGCATCACCGGCGACCTGGACTTCCAGGTGCGCGGCCAGTCCGCCCGCGAGGTGCCCCTGCAGGACACCATCGTCGGCAGCCGCACGGTGTTCAACCGCTGCCCGCCGCAGATCAAGGACATCCCCGTCACCTCGCAGTGGGTGCTGCGGCGCACCGGCGCCACCGTGCAGCACCTGTGGGACAACCTCACGATCCCCGGCTACCAGAACAACCGCCGCGACAACGGCTGGCAGGCCCAGGGCCAGAACGGCGACGTGGTGGACGCCACGCTCACCGCCGAATGGCAGGGCCAGGTGCTGCACCTCGACCGCGACAGCTTCCGCATCGTCGTGCTCCCGCCCGTGCTGGCCGGAAGCGTCAGCGCCAGCCCCGCGCGGGCCCGCGCGGGGCAGAACGTGACCCTGTCGCGCACGGTACGCAACAGCGGGGCCATGGGCAAGGACATCCCCGTGCAGTTGCGCGTGGTCAACCTGACGCGGGGCACCGCTTCCGTCGCCTGGAGCCAGTCGATGACGCTCAACCCCGGCGAGACGAACAGCGGCAACGCCAACTGGCAGGTCCAGGGCGCGGCGGGCGACGCGCTGCGCATCGAACTGGTCGCCACCGTGAACGGCACCGTGCAGGTGCTGGGCACGGCCGGCTTCGCCATCGAGCCCTGA